GCGAAACCGCCCTCCATCACGTAGCGCAGCTCGTAAGCGCCTTCCGTGGCGGGCAGGGGGACGGCCACCGGGTTGCCATCGCGCACATAGGCGTAGGTCTCCCAGGCGGCCTCCTCGGCATCGGGCAGGGCGAGGGCAATGTAATCCTCACCGCCGCCCGGCCCGGTCCAAGCCACATCCACAGAGCCCCCCGCCATCGCGCTTTCGGGGGCCTCAAGGCTGGCCTCAGGCAGGGCGGTTGGCAAGTCCAACGTGACCGTCAGCGGCGCCTGCGCCACCGTGAAGCGGGCTTCCGCCGTCGCCTCGTCCGAGGGGCGCAGCACGGTGACCACATAACTCCCGGGCAACAGGACCTGCGCAAACCCGGCCGCCTCATGGCCCTCCTTGAGTGGCTCTGTTCCCGTCAGGCTCCAAATCAGCGGATCGGTGATGTCGCCGCCCTCGGGCATCTCGATCGCCCGGAAATTCACGGTCACCGGCACCTCAGGCTCTGGCGCAATGGCCACGGCCTGCAAGGCGCTCACCAATTCGTCAGCATTTGCTGCGGTGCGGAAGGTGCCGCCGGTCTCCTCGGCAAGGCATTGCATCTGCGCCAGCGCTTTCGGATCGGTGACATCAAAGCCCACCACATGGGCGGTGAAATCGACGCCGGTCTCCTCCAGAAGCCGCGCCGCCGCGCAAGGATCGGGGTTGCAGGTCTCGATCCCGTCGGAGATCAGGATTACCGTCGCCTTCTCCTCGGTGAACCGCAGCGCCTCGGCGGCGGCCTTCACCGCATCCGTCATCGGCGTCTTGCCCTTGGGCTTCACCGCGCGCACGGCGGCTTCCACCTCGCTTCGGGCAGCACCGGGGGCGATTACCGTTTCGATATCGGCGCAATCGCCCTTACGGCGGTGGCCATAGAGCGTGAGCCCCACGGCATGGCTTGCGGGCAGATCCCCAAGAAGCCCAGCCACCACCTCCTGTGCGATGGTGATCTTGGCGGTGCCGTCAATCTGGCCCCACATGGAGCCTGAGGCATCTAGTACAAGAATGCTGTTTTCCGCTTCCTGTGCCGTGGCCCCCTGTGCCACGGCACAGATGGCGGCGCATGTGGCCAAAATCCGTTTCATGAAAAAACCCTGTGTTCAAATCAATGGCGCAAGGCTAGCGGCACAGGCAGTTTCAGGTAAAGCTCCGGTGGCGGGACATGGCGGGGAATTTTCAGCGGATTTCGGCAGGTCGGGCGCCAAACCCTTCTCTGCGCGGCGAATTTGATTGACAGGCCCGAACGCAACGGCAGGACGTGTCGGCAATCTCACGCATGTTCACACAATGTTCGCATTTTCTCATTGGAGACTCGCCCCACATCGCCTATCTGTTACCCGTCTGGTAAGAGGTGGGGCATGCCCGAGCTGAAGAAGATCGAAGTGCGCGGCGCGCGCGAGCACAATCTGAAATCCATCGACGTGGACATCCCGCGCGATGAGCTTGTGGTGATCACCGGGCTTTCGGGCTCCGGCAAATCCTCACTCGCTTTTGATACGATCTACGCCGAAGGCCAGCGCCGCTACGTCGAAAGCCTCTCGGCCTATGCGCGCCAGTTCCTCGACATGATGGAAAAGCCCGACGTGGATCACATCTCGGGCCTCTCGCCCGCGATTTCCATCGAACAGAAGACGACCTCGAAAAACCCGCGCTCCACCGTGGGCACGGTGACGGAGATCTACGACTACCTCCGCCTGCTCTTCGCCCGCGTCGGCACGCCCTATTCGCCCGCCACCGGCCTGCCCATTGAGGCGCAGCAGGTCCAGGATATGGTCGATCGCGTCATGGGGATGGAGGAGGGCACCCGCGCCTTCCTGCTCGCCCCCATCGTGCGCGACCGCAAAGGCGAATACCGCAAGGAATTCCTCGAGTTGCGCAAGCAGGGCTTCCAGCGTGTGAAGGTGGACGGCGATTTCTACGAGCTTGACGAGCCGCCCACGCTCGACAAGAAATACCGCCACGACATCGACGTCGTGGTGGACCGCATCGTCGTGCGCGAGGGGCTGGAAACCCGGCTGGCCGACAGCCTGCGCACCGCGCTGGATCTGGCCGACGGCATCGCCATCCTCGAAACCGCGCCGAAAGAGGGCGAGCCCGAGCGCTTTACCTTCTCCGAGAAATTCGCCTGCCCCGTGTCTGGCTTCACTATTCCCGAGATCGAGCCGCGGCTCTTCTCCTTCAACGCACCCTTCGGGGCCTGCCCCTCCTGCGACGGGCTGGGGATGGAGCTGTTCTTCGACGAACGCCTCGTGGTGCCCGACGCCACGCTCAAGCTCTACGACGGCGCGCTGGCCCCGTGGCGGAAGGGCAAATCGCCCTATTTCCTGCAGACTATTGAGGCCATCGCCCGCCATTACGAATTCAACAAGAACACCCCCTGGAAGGATCTGCCCGCCCATGTGCAGCAGGTCTTCCTGCATGGCTCCGGCGAGGATGAGATCCGTTTCCGCTACGATGAAGGCGGCCGCGTCTACGAGGTGACGCGCAGCTTCGAAGGCGTCATTCCCAACATGGAGCGCCGCTACCGGGAAACGGATTCCAACTGGATCCGCGAGGAATTCGAGCGCTACCAGAACAACCGCCCCTGTGGCGATTGCGGCGGCTATCGCCTGCGCGAGGAAGCGCTCGCGGTGAAGATCGCCGGGCTGCACATCGGGCAGGTGGTGCAGATGTCGATCCGCGAGGCATACGAATGGTGCCAGACGGTGCCCGAAAGCCTGACGAACCAGAAGAACGAAATCGCCCGCGCCATTCTGAAGGAAATTCGCGAACGCCTTGGATTCCTGAACAATGTCGGCCTTGAGTACCTGACGCTCTCGCGCTCCGCCGGCACACTGTCCGGCGGCGAAAGCCAGCGGATCCGGCTTGCGAGCCAGATCGGCTCCGGCCTGACAGGCGTGCTCTACGTGCTCGATGAGCCCTCCATCGGCCTGCACCAGCGCGACAATGACCGTCTGCTCGGCACGCTGAAAAACCTGCGCGATCAAGGCAATACGGTGATCGTGGTGGAACATGACGAGGAAGCCATCCGCGAGGCTGACTACGTGTTCGACATCGGCCCTGGCGCCGGGGTGCATGGTGGGCAAGTCGTCTCGCAAGGCACGCCGCAGCAGATCGCCGCCGATCCGGCCTCGCTCACGGGGCAGTATCTCTCCGGGGAACGCGCCATTGACGTGCCCGCCGAACGGCGCAAGGGGAACAAGAAAAAGATAAAGGTTGTAAAGGCTTGCGGCAACAACCTGAAAGACGTGACGGTGGAGTTCCCGCTTGGGAAATTCGTCTGTGTCACCGGCGTTTCGGGGGGCGGGAAATCCACGCTCACCATCGAAACCCTGTTCAAAACAGCCTCGATGCGCCTGAACGGCGCGCGGCAGACGCCGGCCCCTTGCGAAACGATCAAGGGGCTTGAGCATCTGGACAAGGTGATCGACATCGACCAGCGCCCCATCGGCCGGACTCCACGTTCCAATCCAGCCACTTACACCGGGGCCTTCACGCCGATCCGCGATTGGTTTGCCGGTCTGCCGGAGGCGAAAACCCGCGGCTACAAGCCGGGGCGGTTTTCCTTCAACGTGAAGGGCGGGCGCTGCGAGGCCTGTCAGGGCGATGGGGTTATCAAGATCGAGATGCACTTCCTGCCTGATGTCTACGTGACCTGCGAGACCTGCAACGGCGCGCGCTACAACCGCGAGACCCTGGAGATCAAGTTCAAGGGCAAGAGCATCGCCGATGTGCTTGATATGACAGTGGAAGATGCTCGCGAGTTCTTCCAGGCGGTGCCCGCGATCCGCGACAAGATGGAAGCGCTTTCCCGCGTGGGGCTCGACTATATCAAGGTCGGCCAGCAGGCCACGACGCTTTCCGGCGGCGAGGCGCAGCGGGTGAAGCTGTCCAAGGAACTGGCCAAGCGCTCTACGGGCCGCACGCTCTATATTCTGGATGAGCCCACCACCGGGCTGCATTTCGAAGACGTTCGTAAGCTCTTGGAAGTGCTGCATGAATTGGTAGAGCAGGGCAACACTGTGGTGGTGATCGAACACAATCTCGACGTGGTGAAAACCGCTGATTGGGTGATCGACATCGGCCCCGAGGGTGGTGATGGCGGCGGCGAGGTCGTGGCCGTGGGCACGCCTGAGGACATCGTGAAGGAGCCGCGCAGCCATACGGGGCATTACCTGAAGGATCTGCTGGAAGCCGGGGTCAAGCGGCGGATGGCGGCAGAGTAGATTAAGCCGCGAGCGCGCTGATTAGGGTTGCCGCCTCGAAAGAGCGGAGCGAGCGGCGCGCGGCGGGGCTGTAGCCGCGCCCCGTACCCACATCAAGTTCGGGAAACAAGCGCATGATTTCGCTTTGGGTTTCCGGGTCAAACCCTCTCATCGTCTGCGGCCCGGGGTGATAGCTCTCGCTCAACAGCCCGCTGGCCGAGATGATCTCGTGCCTGTCAAACAACAGGTGAAAATAGGTGATCGTCTCGCGGGAGCGATCCACGCACACCGTGGCATCGTTCACCAGATCCTTGGCCTTCACCAGCACCTCGTCCTCGCCGAACAGAAGTTCGGCCCAGACGCCGCCCACGAGCACCCTGTGCTGCGGTGAAACGCGCACGTCCTTCTGCGCGTCGTAGCTTCCGGCACGGATCAGGATCGGGGCGTCCTTGCCCGTCGCGTCCACGCAGCGGCTGCCGATCCATCGGACGGTCTGAAAGCCGGAGTCCCGTGTCCAGACCTTCATGCCAGCGGTGATTGCGTCCACTGGCACCGGCCCTTTGTCGGTGAGCAACGCGGTGCCCTCCGCGAAGCAAGGGGCTTCCTGAATGATCTCAACGATGGCGGTATCTGTATTGCCATCAACATCTTGCACTTCATAGTTGAAGTAGACGGTCTCTGTGTCATTGTCGCGCTCGATGAAGAACGTGCCATCGTCGTTGAGCGTGATGAATTGCCCGGTGGCCAGTTCTACACGCTGGCCCGCGACAACGGCAGTGCCGTTGATATGGGTGACTGTGAGCACGCCACCGGCGGAGGTCGTGTCATTGCCGAGCACGTCCAGCGTGGCGCTGCGGCCGCCGGGGATGGTGACACTGTCATCCTGCGCCACGATGCTCGATTGCACCGAGCCGCCCGCGATCAGCAGGTTGGTGTCGTAGCTCGAATCCGCCACATCCGCGACGCCAATCTTGAGCGTGTTGAATTCCCCCGCGTTCACCGGCGCGACAAAGGTCAGCGTGATGGTGAAGCCGTCCATTTCGGTGTTGTACTGATCGCCGGTGTTGTCGACGTAGAGGTTCTGGGTGTCGTCGCCGTTGATGTTGCCGATGGAGGCGGAGCCATCGCCGATGGTGACTTGGGCAAGCTGATCGTTCACCCAGACGCCGACAACATCGTTGAACTGACTGTTAACGTATTCCGGGTATTCCTCGGAAGAGATGACGAAATCGATGGTGATGAAATCGCCCTGCGGCACGAAGGAGATTTCAAGGAAGGAGGCATCGCGTGTCGTTGCGCCGGCAAGCGCGTCGAAATCACTGTCCCGGTTCACGCCGCTTGTGTTGGTCGACGTGCCGGCCGACTGGTTGGTGTTGGTGCTGCCATCACTGTTGGTGAAATCGCGCACGTATCCAGTGGAGAGGATGACACCGGTATCGCCCGGCGCTACGCCTGCGACGGTGGTGTCCGCGCCAGAGTAGATCCCGGAGGAGAGCGCATCGCCGGAGTAGCTGGCTGTCCAGACGGCGACGCCGTCGCCGAAAATGGCGTTGGCCATATCCTCGGCCGTGGCGTTCGTGTTGATCGACAGTTCCTGTGCCGTCGGCATCTGCTCTTACCCCAACATGCGCAGGGGATTGGCCCGGCGCAGCCTTTGTTTCTCTGCGGATCGGCTTGATGCCGTTGTTCTCGCACGGGAAACGATTAACCACGCCAGAGGGGCGCAAGTTGGCTGCAAATGTGGTATTTTGGAGCGAGTTAGGGCGGAAAGAAGGCGGATAAAAATTAAGGGCCACAGGGGGTTGCCCCGTGGCCTTGATGTTTTGAAGCAGGCTTTTTCTAGCCGCGGCTGCGTTTCTCAAAGCGCGGCAGCATGGCGGAGAAATCCATGCCTTTGCCGCCTTCCTCTTCCACGAAGGCGTGGTAGAGCGCAGCCGCCGCCGCGCCCATGGGCGTGTCGGCGTCGGCGGCTTCAGCAGCCTGTTGCGACAGCAGCAGATCCTTCAGCATCAGCTCGGCGGCGAAACCGGGCTTGTATCCGTTGTCCGCCGGGCTCTGCGGGCCGACGCCGGGCGCGGGGCAATAGGCGTTCATGCTCCAACTGTAGCCGGAGGAGGTGGAGACGACATCGAACATCTTCTGTCGATCGAGCCCCAGCTTGTCGGCCAGCGCGAAGGCTTCGCAGGTGCCGATCATAGTGATGCCGAGGATCATGTTGTTGCAGATCTTCGCCGCCTGACCGGCCCCGGAAGCCCCGCAATGCACGGCTTTCTGGCCCATCACCTCCAGCAGCGGTTCGATCTTTGCGAAGGCCTCATCCGAGCCGCCGACCATGAAGGTGAGCGTGCCCGCCGCCGCGCCGCCGATGCCCCCCGAGACCGGGCCATCGGCGGCCAGAACCCCCGCCGCTTGCGCCTGCTCGGCCACCGCGCGGGCGCTTTCCACGTCCACGGTGGAGCAATCCAGCAGTACGGATCCGGCCTGCATCGCGGGAAGAACCTCGGCCGCGACGGCGCGCAGGATCGCGCCGTTGGGCAGCATGGTGATCACAACATCCTGCCCCTTGGCCGCATCAGAGGCAGAGCCGGCAGCGCTCACGCCCTCGGGCATGGGGGCGGCCAAGTCAAAGCCGGTGACGGCATGGCCCGCCGCCGCGAGATTGGCTGCCATGGGCGCACCCATATTGCCAAGGCCGATAAAGCCGATCTTCATTTACGTCTCCTCCTCGAATATCAGTTTCTCCGCCCCCAGCGGCATCAGCAGCGCGGTGACCTCGGCCCCGGTGCCCGCAAAACGCCATTGCGGATTGCGATCCTTGTCGATGATCTGGGCACGCACGCCTTCCAGAAAATCACTCTTCTCCACCGCGCGGTGGGTGTAGCGATATTCCAGCTCCAGCGATTTGCGGATGTCGTTCGTGCCGCGCAGGCGGTGGATCAGCTCGACCGCGCAGGCCATGGAGAGGGGGGAATTGCGGCCCAGCGTTTTCAGCGCCACGGCTGCGAAATCGCCACCCGCGGCCTCCAGCGCGCGCTGAATGTCGCCCATGGTTTCGCCGCCAAAACAGGCATCGATCTCAGCCTGTTGCTCGGCGAGCGGACTTTCGGGGGCGGGCAGGGCGGCGGCGTCGATCAGGCTGTGATCCCCGCTCTCGGCCAGCGCGGCGATCAGATCGGGCCAGGCGCTTTCAGGGATGTAGTAATCGGCAAAGCCGCAGTGCAACGCGTCGCCCGGGCCCATGCGGCCCGCGGTGGTGGCAAGATATTCACCGAGCCGCCCCGGGGCCTGCGCCAGCAGAAGGCTGCCGCCCACGTCCGGGATCAGGCCGATCACGGATTCGGGCATGGAGATGCGGGTGCTGTCGCCCACGACCCGGTGCGAGCCGTGGCAGCCCACGCCCACGCCGCCGCCCATCACGAAGCCTTGCATGAAGGTGGCCACAGGCTTGGGGAACTCGAAGAGCCGCGCGTTCATGCGGTATTCCTCGCGCCAGAAGGCGCGGCCGAACTCAAGGTTCCCGGCGCGGCTTTCGGTGTAGAGCTGGGCGATGTCGCCCCCGGCGCAGAAGGCTTTTTCGCCTTCCGCGTCGATCACCAGCAGGGCCACCTCGGGATCGTCGCGCCACGCCAGAAGGGCGGCGTCGATGGCGCGCACCATCCCGTGGGAGAGCGCGTTGAGCGCCTTGGGGCGGGTCAGGGTGATCCGCCCGATGCGACCCTCTTTGCGGCAGGTGATCTCGCTCATGAGCGGCCCGCCAGCAGGCTGCGCGAGGTGATCAAGCGCATGATTTCATTGGTGCCTTCGAGGATCTGGTGGACCCGGAGATCGCGCACGATCTTCTCGATGCCGTAGTCGGCCAGATAACCATAGCCGCCGTGCATCTGCAGGCAATCATTGGCCACGGCGCTTGCGGCTTCCGTCACATAGGCTTTGGCCATGGCGCAATGGGTGGAGGCATCATGGGCGCCGGTATCGTATTTCCACGCCGCCTGCCGCAGGAAGATGCGCGCCGATTGCAGCTTGATCTCCATATCGGCGAGCCGGAACTGCAGCGCCTGGAACTGGTCGATGGGTTTGCCGAAGGCCTTGCGCTCGCCCATGTAGGTGAGCGTGGCATCCAGCGCGGATTGGGCGGCCCCCAGCGCACAGGCGGCGATGTTGAGCCGCCCGCCATCAAGCCCCGCCATGGCGTAGGCAAAGCCACGTCCCTCCTCGCCGAGCAGGTTCTCCGAGGGCACGGCGCAATCATCCAGTTGCACCTGCCGCGTGGGCTGGCTCTTCCAGCCCATTTTCGCTTCCAGCCCGCCGAAAGAGAGCCCCGGCGTGCCGTCCTCCACGAGGATCGCGGAGATGCCCTTGGGCCCGTCCTCGCCGGTGCGCGACATCACGATATAGGCGTCCGAATAGCCGCCACCGGAGATGAAGGCCTTGGTGCCGGTGAGCCGGTAGCCCTCGTTTGTTTTCACCGCTTTTGTTTTCAACGCGGCGGCATCGGAGCCCGAGCCGGGCTCGGTGAGGCAATAGGAGAGGATCGTCTCCATCGCGATGGCGCGGGGCAGCACATCGGCCTTCATCGCCTCGGAACCGAACTTGTCGATCATCGCCGCGCACATGTTGTGGATGGAGAGAAAGGCCGCCACGGAGGGGCAGGCCATGGAGAGCGCCTCGAACACCAGCGTGGCATCAAGGCGCGAAAGCCCGGCACCGCCGCTTTCCTCGCGCACGTAGAGCCCGCCGAAACCCAGCTCCGCCAGCTGCGGCCAAAGCTCTTTCGGGATGGTGCCGGCAGCCTCCCAATCGCGCGCATGAGGCGCGATCTGGGCCGCGCCGAACTCGCGCGCCATGTCGAAGATGAGCTGCTGCTCTTCGCTTAAGCCAAAGTCCATTTGGGTCTTCTCCTTCAGGTGCCGCGTAAGGCGCCCGTGGGCCGGGGCGCGCGGCGGGTGTTACAGATCGGCGTGGTACTCTTCGATGAGATGCTCCACGACGGATTTCAATGCGTCTTCATGGCTTTGGCCGGCGTCCTTGCTGCGCTTATAAGCGGCGCGCTGGCGCTCGGAACTGGTGCCATCGATGATGATGCGGCGCAGGCCTTCGATCTCGGGTGTGCAGCCAAGGGCGGCGGCGTCTTCTTCCAGCAGATCGATCAGTTCCTCCACCAGCGTGGCCATGGGAATGATCTCGCGCTTGCCGAAATCGATCAGCCCCGCGCCCGTGGCCCCGTAGCGCTGCGCGCGCCAGCGGTTTTCACCGACGAGGAAGTTTTCATAGATCCGCCAGCGCTGGTTGTCGCGCGAGAGGCGGTAGAGCATCCGGGTGATGCATTGAACGGCGGCCGCGAGCGAGAGTGCGTTCTCCAGCCGGGGCGAGACATCGCAGATGCGGGTTTCCAGCGTGGGGAAGTGGCTTGAGGGGCGCAGATCCCACCAGATCTTGCTGGCGTCCTCGATCAGCCCCATCTCCACGAGCGCCTGCACGGAGCGTTCGTATTCGGCAAAGCTCGCGAGTCGTGGCGGCAGGCCGGTGCGGGGCAGGTTGTCGAACACGGTGAGCCGGTAGGAGGCGAGGCCGGTGTCCTGCCCGTTCCAGTAGGGCGATGAGGTGGAGAGCGCCAGCAGATGCGGCAGGAAATAGGTGAGCTGGTTCATCAGGTCGATGCGCAGGTCGGGGTTCTCGACGCAGACATGCACATGCATCCCGCAGATCAGCATCCGCCGCACCACACCCGCCAGATCGCGCTCCAGATCGTTGTAACGCTCTTTGTTGGTGTGGTGCTGCTGCTTCCAATCCGCAAACGGGTGGCAGGAGGCCGCGATGGGGGCGAGCCCGTGGCGGGCGGCGATCTTGAACACCGTGCTGCGCAGGCGTTTGAGATCCTCACGTGCAGCCCGAACATCGCCGCAGACCTTGGTGCCGATCTCGATCTGGCATTGCAGGAACTCGGGGCTGACCTGCCCCTCAAGCGCCGAGACACACTCCGCCATCATCGCTTCCGGCGCTTCGGCGAGGCTCAAGGTCTCGCGGTCCACCAGCAGGTATTCTTCCTCGACACCGATGGTGAAGGATGGGGGTGTCTGCGCCATGGTCTCCTCCCTGAGCTAGCGCCTCCATGCTGGGCGTGAAGTGCCGCATCTGGCAAGCGCCTTGGCCTCCTCCGGCCCGACGCACGCCATTCTGTCCCACAATCGTGCAGAGGGCAGCCCCAGCCCGAGGCGGGGCGAAAGCCCCCGCCCTGTGCTGAAAGCACGCCTCTGGCGTGACGGGGCGGGCGGGGGCTGCCCTTTGCTACTTAGTCCATCGCTTTGAAGTTAAACTCGCCGCCTTCCTTGATGCCGGAGGGCCAGCGCGCCGTCACCGTCTTGGTGCGGGTGTAGAACTTGAAGGAGTCCGGCCCGTGCTGGTTCAGATCGCCGAAGCCGGATTTCTTCCAGCCGCCGAAGGTGTGATAGGCCAGCGGCACCGGGATCGGCACGTTCACGCCCACCATGCCGATGTTGATCCGGTTGGCGAAATCGCGCGCCGTATCGCCATCGCGGGTGAAAATCGCGGTGCCGTTGCCGTATTCATGGTCCAGCGCAAGGCCGATGGCCTCTTCATAGGAGCCCGCGCGCACGGTGGAAAGAACGGGGCCGAAGATCTCTTTCTTGTAGATGTCCATGTCCGGCGTCACGCGGTCAAAGAGGTGCGGGCCCACGAAGAAACCGTCCTCATAGCCCTGCAGGCTGAAATCGCGTCCGTCGACCACGAGCTCCGCGCCCTGATCAATGCCCGATTGCACGAGGCCGAGGATGTTCTGCTTGGCCGCGCCGGTAACGACAGGGCCGTAATCCACATCATTTCCGGCAGTATAGGGGCCAACTTTCAGCTTCTCGATGCGCGGCACGAGCTTCTCGATCAGCGCATCCGCCGTGGCTTCCCCCACCGGCACAGCCACCGAGATCGCCATGCAGCGCTCGCCTGCAGCGCCGTAGCCCGCGCCCACCAACGCGTCTGCCGCCTGATCCAGATCGGCGTCGGGCATGATGATCATGTGGTTTTTCGCACCACCGAAACACTGCACGCGTTTGCCGTTCGCACAGCCGCGGCTGTAGATATACTCGGCGATCGGGGTGGAGCCGACAAAGCCCACCGCCTGCACGGTGTCGTTGTCGAGGATGCCGTCCACGGCCTCCTTGTCGCCGTTCACCACCTGCAGGATGCCATCGGGCAGGCCGGCTTCCTTGAAAATCTCGGCGATCATCAGCGGCACGGAAGGGTCGCGCTCGCTGGGCTTCAGGATCATCGCGTTGCCGCAGGAGAGCGCCGGGCCGATCTTCCACAGCGGGATCATGGCCGGGAAGTTGAACGGTGTGATGCCCGCCACCACGCCCAGCGGCTGGCGCATGGAGTACATGTCGATGCCGGGGCCAGCGCTGTCGGTGTATTCGCCCTTCAGCAGATGCGGTGCGCCGATGCAGAACTCGATCACCTCAAGGCCACGCTGCACGTCGCCCTTGGCGTCGGGGATCGTCTTGCCGTGCTCGCGCGAAAGCGCCTCGGCCAGCTTGTCCATGTCGCGGTTGAGCAGGGCGACGACATTCATCATCACGCGCGCGCGTTTCTGCGGGTTGGTCGCGCCCCAGGCGGGCTGGGCAGCGGCGGCCGATGCGATGGCGGCGTCCAGCTCGGCTTTGCTGGCGAGCGGCACCCTAGCCTGCACCTCGCCCGTGGCGGGGTTGAACACATCGGCAAAGCGGCCCGAGGTGCCCTTCACATGCTGGCCATTGATGAAATGGGTGAGTTCGACGGTCATGACAGCCTCCCGGAAATGTCGATTTGGCGGCACAATAGGCTTGCAGAAATGGCCGGAAAAGGGGCAGTTTCCCAAAAGCGTTTTGCAAAAATGCAATGATGGGGGCCGGAATGGACATTCAATGGGACGATCTGCGCATTTTCCTCGCCGTGGCGCGGCATGAAAGCCTCTCGGGCGCAGGAAAGGCGCTCAAGCTCGATCCGGCCACCGTGGGCCGCCGCATCGCGAGGCTTGAGGAAGGCGTGGGCGCGGTGCTGTTCGCGAAAAGCCCGCAAGGCTACAGCCTGACGGATGAGGGCCAGAACCTGCGCGTTCGCACGGCGGAAGCCGAGCAGAGCATCATCGGCGGGCTCGAGCAGGTGCGCGGCCAGACGGGCCAGCTCACCGGCATCGTGCGGATCGGCGCTCCGGACGGGGCGGCGAACTACCTGCTGCCGCAGGTCTGCGCCCAGATCTGCGAGGCCAACCCCGGCCTTGAGGTGCAGATCGTCGCGCTGCCCCGCGTCTTCAACTTGTCGCGCCGGGAGGCCGATATGGCGATAGCCGTCTCGCCGCCGTCGTCGGGCCGGCTCGTGGTGCAGAAGATCACCGACTACCGCCTGCACCTCGCCGGCTCCGTGCGCTACCTGGCGCGCGCGGGCACGCCGCAGAGCCTTGACGATCTGAAGCACCACAAGCTGATCGGCTACATCCCCGACATGATCTTCGACAAGGAGCTGGAGTACCTCGCCGAAGTGGGGGTACGCCACGTGGATTTCTCCTCCAACTCGGTGGCGGTGCAGCTCAACTGGGCACGGCAGGGAGCGGGGCTCACCGTGGCCCATGATTTCGCCCTGCCAAGCGCGCCGGAGCTGCGCAAGGTGCTCACGTCGCAGGCTGCGCTCACCCGCAGCTTCTACCTGATCCGCCACGCCACCGACCGCCGTGTGCCGCGCCTCAATCGCTTTGCCGAGGCGCTCACCCTCGGCCTGCGCAAGGAAGTTGCGCGGCTGGAAGCGCTGACTTGACAGAAGTTGCCGCCCAAAGCAGGCTGCCTATATATTTAAGGCACATAGGTAGGGAGGCCCCAGATGCTCGTTCAGCAGATCCTCACACTCAAAGGCGATGATGGCGTGGTCACGGTGGCCCCGTCCTCCAGCCTCTCGGAAGCCGCCGCGCTGCTCTCCAGCCGCCGGATCGGCACCGTGGTGATCAGCACCGATGGGCATCAGGCCGAAGGGATCCTGTCGGAGCGCGACATCGTGCGCGAGCTGGGCAAGCGCGGCGTTGCATGCATGACCGATAGCGTCGAGGCGGTGATGACGCGCAAGCTCACCACCTGCGAGCCCGGCGAAACCGCCGAAAGCGTGATGGAAAAGATGACGGACGGGCGCTTCCGTCACATGCCGGTGGTGGATGAGGCGGGCCAGATGGTCGGGCTGATCTCGCTGGGCGACGTTGTGAAGGCGCGGC
The sequence above is drawn from the Pseudoruegeria sp. SHC-113 genome and encodes:
- a CDS encoding carboxylate-amine ligase; the protein is MAQTPPSFTIGVEEEYLLVDRETLSLAEAPEAMMAECVSALEGQVSPEFLQCQIEIGTKVCGDVRAAREDLKRLRSTVFKIAARHGLAPIAASCHPFADWKQQHHTNKERYNDLERDLAGVVRRMLICGMHVHVCVENPDLRIDLMNQLTYFLPHLLALSTSSPYWNGQDTGLASYRLTVFDNLPRTGLPPRLASFAEYERSVQALVEMGLIEDASKIWWDLRPSSHFPTLETRICDVSPRLENALSLAAAVQCITRMLYRLSRDNQRWRIYENFLVGENRWRAQRYGATGAGLIDFGKREIIPMATLVEELIDLLEEDAAALGCTPEIEGLRRIIIDGTSSERQRAAYKRSKDAGQSHEDALKSVVEHLIEEYHADL
- a CDS encoding acyl-CoA dehydrogenase family protein, with the translated sequence MDFGLSEEQQLIFDMAREFGAAQIAPHARDWEAAGTIPKELWPQLAELGFGGLYVREESGGAGLSRLDATLVFEALSMACPSVAAFLSIHNMCAAMIDKFGSEAMKADVLPRAIAMETILSYCLTEPGSGSDAAALKTKAVKTNEGYRLTGTKAFISGGGYSDAYIVMSRTGEDGPKGISAILVEDGTPGLSFGGLEAKMGWKSQPTRQVQLDDCAVPSENLLGEEGRGFAYAMAGLDGGRLNIAACALGAAQSALDATLTYMGERKAFGKPIDQFQALQFRLADMEIKLQSARIFLRQAAWKYDTGAHDASTHCAMAKAYVTEAASAVANDCLQMHGGYGYLADYGIEKIVRDLRVHQILEGTNEIMRLITSRSLLAGRS
- a CDS encoding LysR family transcriptional regulator gives rise to the protein MQWDDLRIFLAVARHESLSGAGKALKLDPATVGRRIARLEEGVGAVLFAKSPQGYSLTDEGQNLRVRTAEAEQSIIGGLEQVRGQTGQLTGIVRIGAPDGAANYLLPQVCAQICEANPGLEVQIVALPRVFNLSRREADMAIAVSPPSSGRLVVQKITDYRLHLAGSVRYLARAGTPQSLDDLKHHKLIGYIPDMIFDKELEYLAEVGVRHVDFSSNSVAVQLNWARQGAGLTVAHDFALPSAPELRKVLTSQAALTRSFYLIRHATDRRVPRLNRFAEALTLGLRKEVARLEALT
- the mmsB gene encoding 3-hydroxyisobutyrate dehydrogenase encodes the protein MKIGFIGLGNMGAPMAANLAAAGHAVTGFDLAAPMPEGVSAAGSASDAAKGQDVVITMLPNGAILRAVAAEVLPAMQAGSVLLDCSTVDVESARAVAEQAQAAGVLAADGPVSGGIGGAAAGTLTFMVGGSDEAFAKIEPLLEVMGQKAVHCGASGAGQAAKICNNMILGITMIGTCEAFALADKLGLDRQKMFDVVSTSSGYSWSMNAYCPAPGVGPQSPADNGYKPGFAAELMLKDLLLSQQAAEAADADTPMGAAAAALYHAFVEEEGGKGMDFSAMLPRFEKRSRG
- a CDS encoding 3-hydroxyisobutyryl-CoA hydrolase, which encodes MSEITCRKEGRIGRITLTRPKALNALSHGMVRAIDAALLAWRDDPEVALLVIDAEGEKAFCAGGDIAQLYTESRAGNLEFGRAFWREEYRMNARLFEFPKPVATFMQGFVMGGGVGVGCHGSHRVVGDSTRISMPESVIGLIPDVGGSLLLAQAPGRLGEYLATTAGRMGPGDALHCGFADYYIPESAWPDLIAALAESGDHSLIDAAALPAPESPLAEQQAEIDACFGGETMGDIQRALEAAGGDFAAVALKTLGRNSPLSMACAVELIHRLRGTNDIRKSLELEYRYTHRAVEKSDFLEGVRAQIIDKDRNPQWRFAGTGAEVTALLMPLGAEKLIFEEET
- a CDS encoding CoA-acylating methylmalonate-semialdehyde dehydrogenase — protein: MTVELTHFINGQHVKGTSGRFADVFNPATGEVQARVPLASKAELDAAIASAAAAQPAWGATNPQKRARVMMNVVALLNRDMDKLAEALSREHGKTIPDAKGDVQRGLEVIEFCIGAPHLLKGEYTDSAGPGIDMYSMRQPLGVVAGITPFNFPAMIPLWKIGPALSCGNAMILKPSERDPSVPLMIAEIFKEAGLPDGILQVVNGDKEAVDGILDNDTVQAVGFVGSTPIAEYIYSRGCANGKRVQCFGGAKNHMIIMPDADLDQAADALVGAGYGAAGERCMAISVAVPVGEATADALIEKLVPRIEKLKVGPYTAGNDVDYGPVVTGAAKQNILGLVQSGIDQGAELVVDGRDFSLQGYEDGFFVGPHLFDRVTPDMDIYKKEIFGPVLSTVRAGSYEEAIGLALDHEYGNGTAIFTRDGDTARDFANRINIGMVGVNVPIPVPLAYHTFGGWKKSGFGDLNQHGPDSFKFYTRTKTVTARWPSGIKEGGEFNFKAMD